From Vigna unguiculata cultivar IT97K-499-35 chromosome 5, ASM411807v1, whole genome shotgun sequence, the proteins below share one genomic window:
- the LOC114183987 gene encoding uncharacterized protein LOC114183987 gives MSSPLTYPVVVDDKDLDDAALWAMIDSASASHSSSKRKALVAAKPPPRQSPSPISYPSPPPSKFRKVFRDSGDSGEVVQDRWPYLPPRKAPRLCASEESSPLALIRSVQRTPPPKDFSSPDAQELSCYTEVSPRQCFARNEAEEKESGIGHSLLGMFPSVSLFKEYQNAAMAILEKTDYTLISGNPFIKKSGWRKISCYFNISYEIRDRNIEFDDNRNVQRAEFVIRAHMQGGRFSDGWGSCDRREKRFQKPNHDIPSTAETRAKNKACQDLLGIGEYRASASNQFH, from the exons ATGTCATCACCGTTAACCTACCCTGTGGTTGTCGACGACAAGGACCTCGACGACGCCGCACTATGGGCCATGATCGACTCTGCCTCCGCCTCGCACTCCTCCTCCAAGAGAAAGGCCCTCGTCGCCGCCAAACCCCCACCGCGCCAGTCCCCTTCCCCGATCTCCTATCCGTCGCCGCCGCCGTCGAAGTTTCGGAAGGTCTTCCGCGACTCCGGCGACAGCGGCGAGGTGGTGCAAGACCGATGGCCCTACCTCCCGCCGCGGAAGGCCCCGAGGTTGTGTGCCTCCGAAGAGAGCAGCCCGCTCGCGCTGATAAGGAGCGTGCAGAGGACGCCGCCGCCGAAGGACTTCTCGTCGCCGGATGCGCAGGAGCTAAGCTGCTACACGGAGGTCTCTCCGAGGCAGTGCTTCGCGAGGAACGAGGCAGAGGAGAAGGAAAGCGGCATTGGACATAGCTTGCTTGGAATGTTTCCTTCGGTTTCGTTGTTTAAGGAGTACCAGAATGCTGCTATGGCG ATTTTGGAGAAAACTGATTACACTTTGATTTCAGGGAATCCTTTCATTAAGAAGTCAG GTTGGAGAAAGATATCTTGTTACTTCAATATTTCATATGAAATCAGGGACAGAAATATTGAGTTTGATGATAATCGCAATGTTCAGCGTGCTGAGTTTGTGATTCGTGCGCACATGCA AGGCGGCAGATTCTCCGATGGATGGGGCTCTTGTGATCGACGTGAAAAAAGATTCCAGAAGCCAAATCATGATATTCCTAGCACAGCAGAGACTAGAGCAAAAAATAAAGCTTGTCAA GACTTACTAGGAATTGGAGAATATCGAGCTAGTGCAAGTAATCAATTTCATTGA